A single window of Colletotrichum destructivum chromosome 9, complete sequence DNA harbors:
- a CDS encoding Putative replication factor A protein, producing MDVESKITKGALDAIFNDPEGANVKFPVPVLQCLQIKPLAAQTGGGAERYRIVLSDVNNYVQCMLATQVNHVIHENKLVRNCIVRITQYQANSVKGKNILIILGLEVIEQLGTPDKIGEPQAFEAKPPAPANTTIGGQNFYGVKQEETKPKPQQSIPSRSAGGATGQHGSSNIYPIEALSPYAHKWTIKARVTQKSDIRTWHKPSGEGKLFSVNLLDESGEIKATGFNEQVDQYYDLLQEGGVYYISSPCKVQLAKKQFTNLPNDYELTFERDTQIEKAEDQSNVPQVRFNFCNIQELQEVEKDATVDIIGVLKDVDEVSQIVSKSTGKPYEKRELTLVDDTNYSVRVTIWGKSATNFDAKPESVVAFKGTKVSDFGGRSLSLLSSGTMSIDPDIPDAHRLKGWYDSSGRNDTFSNHNNMVSMGNATGRKDQDKSILQVKEENLGMEQQDYFNLKATIVYIKQDNFAYPACMNEGCNKKVTETGEGAWRCEKCDVSHPKPEYRYIMSVNVCDHTNQLWLSCFDDVGRVIMGMSADQLTNLREEDETKMAQAFEDANCRKLNFRCRAKMDTFGESQRVRYQVMSASPIDYKAEGAKLADLIKQFGISS from the exons ATGGATGTTGAATCGAAGATTACGAAAGGTGCCTTGGA CGCCATCTTCAACGACCCTGAAGGGGCCAACGTGAAGTTCCCGGTGCCCGTTCTTCAGTGCCTGCAGATCAAGCCCTTGGCCGCCCAAACAGGAGGTGGTGCTGAGAGATACCGCATTGTGCTGAGTGATGTCAACAACTACGTACAGTGCATGCTGGCCACGCAAGTGAACCACGTCATACACGAGAACAAGCTGGTCAGGAACTGCATCGTGCGGATCACCCAGTACCAGGCAAACTCCGTCAAGGGAAAGAA CATCTTGAtcatccttggcctcgaggtcaTTGAACAGTTGGGCACACCAGACAAGATTGGCGAGCCCCAAGCCTTCGAAGCAAAGCCTCCCGCGCCTGCGAACACAACCATTGGCGGACAAAACTTCTACGGCGTTAAGCAAGAGGAGACGAAGCCCAAGCCCCAACAATCGATACCCTCGCGCTCTGCTGGAGGAGCGACCGGCCAacacggcagcagcaacatctaCCCCATCGAAGCCCTCTCTCCCTACGCTCACAAGTGGACCATCAAAGCCCGTGTTACACAAAAGTCGGACATTCGGACATGGCACAAGCCTAGTGGCGAGGGAAAGCTCTTCAGTGTGaacctgctcgacgagagTGGTGAGATCAAGGCAACCGGCTTCAACGAGCAGGTCGACCAGTATTATGATCTTCTCCAGGAGGGAGGCGTCTACTATATTTCCAGCCCCTGCAAGGTCCAACTTGCCAAAAAGCAATTCACAAACTTGCCGAACGACTACGAGCTCACATTCGAGCGCGATACCCAGATCGAGAAGGCTGAGGACCAGAGCAATGTTCCTCAAGTGCGGTTTAACTTCTGCAACATCCAAGAACTccaggaggtcgagaaggatgCGACCGTGGATATCATTGGCGTTTTGAAGGACGTTGATGAGGTGTCCCAAATTGTCTCCAAATCGACTGGCAAGCCCTACGAGAAGCGCGAGCTCACCCTCGTGGACGACACGAACTACTCCGTGCGCGTTACCATCTGGGGTAAGAGCGCCACTAACTTTGACGCCAAGCCCGAGTCTGTGGTGGCATTCAAGGGCACCAAAGTGTCGGACTTTGGTGGCCGTAGTCTCAGTCTCCTTTCTTCGGGCACTATGTCTATCGACCCCGATATTCCCGATGCCCACCGCTTGAAGGGCTGGTACGACTCTTCTGGCCGTAATGACACCTTCAGCAACCACAACAACATGGTCAGCATGGGAAATGCTACTGGTCGCAAGGACCAGGACAAGTCCATTCTCCAGGTGAAGGAAGAGAACCTCGGCATGGAGCAACAGGACTACTTCAACCTCAAGGCTACCATTGTCTACATCAAGCAAGACAACTTCGCCTACCCCGCGTGTATGAACGAGGGCTGCAACAAGAAAGTCACTGAGACGGGTGAAGGGGCTTGGCGTTGCGAGAAGTGTGACGTCTCCCACCCCAAGCCCGAGTACCGTTACATCATGTCCGTCAACGTGTGCGATCACACGAACCAGCTGTGGCTCAGCTGCTTCGACGATGTCGGCCGCGTTATCATGGGCATGTCGGCTGATCAGCTTACGAACCTgcgggaggaggacgagacAAAGATGGCTCAGGCTTTCGAGGATGCGAATTGCCGCAAGCTCAACTTCCGATGCCGTGCCAAGATGGATACCTTCGGCGAGTCTCAGAG GGTACGCTACCAAGTCATGAGCGCGAGCCCGATTGATTACAAGGCCGAGGGAGCCAAGCTTGCGGATCTCATCAAGCAGTTTGGTATCAGCTCGTAA